The Odocoileus virginianus isolate 20LAN1187 ecotype Illinois chromosome 3, Ovbor_1.2, whole genome shotgun sequence genome includes a window with the following:
- the SLC25A41 gene encoding mitochondrial carrier protein SCaMC-3L: MCPFPVAAVTKDRELTGLKQHIVVELLDGPTSGQSFEPECPDPPAMMGAQREQAQKPSLRVQNLFKRVKAFFTKTGPPAPPPAPSRNLGCTHVYGYVFGHLGEREPEHPPSQQVLDTGEQLMVPMDVLEVDNEGALWKFLLSGAMAGAVSRTGTAPLDRAKVYMQVYSSKKNFMNLLGGLRSLIQEGGIRSLWRGNGINVLKIAPEYAIKFSVFEQCKNYFCGVHESPPFQERLLAGSLAVATSQTLINPMEVLKTRLTLRRTGQYKGLLDCARQILEQEGTRALYRGYLPNMLGIIPYACTDLAVYEMLRCLWLKSGKDMKDPSGLVSLSSVTLSTTCGQMASYPLTLVRTRMQAQDTVEGSNPTMCGVFRRILAQQGWPGLYRGMTPTLLKVLPAGGISYVVYEAMKKTLGV, translated from the exons ATGTGTccgtttcctgtggctgctgttaCAAAGGACCGTGAACTTACTGGATTAAAACAACACATTGTTGTGGAG TTGCTGGATGGGCCAACTTCTGGCCAGAGCTTTGAGCCTGAGTGTCCTGACCCTCCAGCTATGATGGGAGCCCAACGGGAGCAAGCTCAGAAGCCCAGCTTGCGGGTCCAGAACCTGTTTAAGAGGGTCAAGGCCTTCTTCACCAAAACcggtcccccagccccacccccagccccctcccggAACCTGGGCTGTACCCATGTATACGGGTACGTGTTTGGGCACCTGGGGGAAAGAGAACCGGAGCATCCCCCATCACAGCAG GTGCTGGATACAGGGGAGCAGCTGATGGTCCCCATGGATGTCCTGGAAGTGGATAATGAGGGAGCCTTGTGGAAGTTCCTCCTCTCAGGAGCCATGGCTGGGGCAGTGTCTCGCACGGGCACGGCCCCCCTGGACCGTGCCAAGGTGTATATGCAG GTCTACTCCTCCAAGAAGAATTTCATGAATCTGCTGGGAGGTCTCCGAAGCTTGATCCAGGAAGGGGGCATCCGTTCACTGTGGAGGGGCAATGGTATCAACGTGCTCAAGATTGCTCCAGAGTACGCCATCAAGTTCTCTGTCTTCGAacag TGTAAAAACTACTTCTGCGGAGTGCACGAGTCCCCACCCTTTCAGGAACGTCTCCTTGCTGGCTCTCTGGCTGTGGCCACTTCCCAGACGCTCATCAACCCCATGGAG GTGCTGAAGACGCGGCTGACCCTGCGCCGGACTGGCCAGTACAAGGGGCTGCTGGACTGTGCCAGGCAGATCCTGGAGCAGGAGGGCACCCGCGCCCTTTACCGCGGGTACCTCCCCAACATGCTTGGCATCATCCCGTATGCCTGCACCGACCTGGCCGTCTATGAG ATGCTCAGGTGTCTTTGGCTGAAGTCAGGCAAGGACATGAAGGACCCTAGTGGCCTGGTCAGTCTGTCGTCTGTGACACTGTCCACCACTTGTGGACAAATGGCCAGTTACCCGCTGACTTTGGTGCGCACCAGGATGCAAGCCCAAG ACACTGTGGAGGGTTCGAACCCcaccatgtgtggagtcttccgGAGGATCCTGGCCCAGCAGGGCTGGCCAGGGCTATACCGAGGCATGACCCCCACATTACTGAAGGTGTTGCCTGCAGGCGGCATCAGCTACGTGGTGTATGAAGCCAT